A window from Zingiber officinale cultivar Zhangliang chromosome 7A, Zo_v1.1, whole genome shotgun sequence encodes these proteins:
- the LOC122002157 gene encoding upstream activation factor subunit spp27-like isoform X2, translating into MAAATGFLTAFSVGDLASPITLPRRAALIPGRWAAAGALRVAAEAGTDEAEKKKKKQWGITKPRPVSPQLQAVVGEVEIPRTQALKKIWAYIKENNLQDPDDKRIILCDEKLQNIFGKDRVGFLEISGLLNPHFTK; encoded by the exons ATGGCGGCGGCCACAGGTTTTCTCACGGCATTTTCCGTCGGCGATCTAGCGTCCCCTATCACGCTTCCACGCCGTGCCGCGCTCATCCCGGGAAGGTGGGCTGCCGCGGGGGCTCTCCGCGTGGCAGCGGAGGCGGGGACGGATgaggcagagaagaagaagaagaagcagtggGGCATCACCAAGCCCAGGCCAGTGTCGCCCCAACTCCAGGCGGTGGTTGGCGAGGTGGAGATCCCCCGGACCCAAGCGCTCAAGAAGATTTGGGCTTATATCAAGGAGAACAATCTTCAG gatccgGATGACAAGAGGATAATACTATGCGATGAGAAACTACAGAATATTTTCGGTAAAGATCGTGTTGGATTCTTGGAGATTTCAGGACTTCTTAATCCTCATTTTACAAAGTGA
- the LOC121999639 gene encoding vegetative cell wall protein gp1-like — protein MPLVRRHQASSKESDTDEQPLAQRTRCQPVGPGLASEAPTATPSSRPTSMSVPDPQPSSDLVRPPRPKAKAERGKVSAVKEEINLRWQYKSHAPARPSPRPTASSQPDPSTHPEPAPSSSGPSAPLGSIPTSPGPSTQPGSASTQPGPSRTAPNSSKPRYLRYRATLPTEWGMCGSLAAPTRNILLRGCLASQ, from the coding sequence ATGCCTCTTGTTCGTCGGCACCAAGCTTCATCGAAGGAGTCAGATACGGATGAGCAACCACTTGCACAACGGACCAGATGCCAACCCGTGGGACCTGGCTTGGCGTCCGAGGCCCCGACTGCCACTCCATCATCCCGACCAACCTCTATGTCTGTTCCAGATCCACAGCCCTCGAGCGATCTTGTCAGACCACCTCGACCCAAGGCTAAAGCTGAACGAGGGAAGGTTTCGGCTgttaaagaagaaattaacctGAGGTGGCAATATAAATCCCACGCCCCGGCTAGACCTTCTCCTCGACCAACCGCTTCTTCTCAACCTGATCCTTCCACTCATCCTGAGCCGGCACCCTCTTCATCTGGCCCTTCTGCTCCGCTAGGGTCTATTCCTACCTCGCCTGGTCCATCCACTCAACCAGGGTCCGCTTCCACCCAGCCTGGCCCGAGCAGGACTGCTCCAAACTCTTCCAAGCCTCGGTATCTCCGTTACCGAGCCACTCTGCCCACAGAGTGGGGAATGTGTGGCTCTCTCGCTGCTCCTACTAGAAATATCCTATTGCGAGGTTGCCTAGCATCTCAGTGA
- the LOC122002157 gene encoding uncharacterized protein LOC122002157 isoform X1: MAAATGFLTAFSVGDLASPITLPRRAALIPGRWAAAGALRVAAEAGTDEAEKKKKKQWGITKPRPVSPQLQAVVGEVEIPRTQALKKIWAYIKENNLQAMSQERSRHSFAWLRRIPSKGSPFTSLWCFSSCVSRIRMTRG, from the exons ATGGCGGCGGCCACAGGTTTTCTCACGGCATTTTCCGTCGGCGATCTAGCGTCCCCTATCACGCTTCCACGCCGTGCCGCGCTCATCCCGGGAAGGTGGGCTGCCGCGGGGGCTCTCCGCGTGGCAGCGGAGGCGGGGACGGATgaggcagagaagaagaagaagaagcagtggGGCATCACCAAGCCCAGGCCAGTGTCGCCCCAACTCCAGGCGGTGGTTGGCGAGGTGGAGATCCCCCGGACCCAAGCGCTCAAGAAGATTTGGGCTTATATCAAGGAGAACAATCTTCAG GCCATGTCGCAGGAAAGATCAAGACATTCTTTTGCCTGGTTGAGGAGAATTCCATCAAAAGGCTCACCATTCACCTCACTGTGGTGTTTCTCATCATGTGTCAGTAG gatccgGATGACAAGAGGATAA
- the LOC122002158 gene encoding protein TRIGALACTOSYLDIACYLGLYCEROL 5, chloroplastic-like, with product MVLTSFDGVGIGLGFGIGCGFGVGWGFGGMPLTTFGMGIGGGCGVGFGLGWGFGTAFGCKYRSSKVSFQGLENGNERIRDETSVPVSSKHSQ from the exons ATGGTTCTCACAAGCTTCGACGGCGTCGGCATCGGCCTTG GGTTCGGGATTGGATGCGGTTTTGGAGTTGGATGGGGTTTTGGAG GTATGCCTCTGACTACCTTTGGAATGGGAATCG GGGGAGGCTGTGGAGTTGGATTTGGTCTTGGTTGGGGCTTCGGCACTGCATTTGGTTGTAAATATCGATCCTCCAAAGTGAGTTTCCAAGGACTCGAAAATGGTAATGAGAGAATCAGAGATGAAACATCAGTGCCAGTTTCATCAAAGCACTCTCAGTAG